The Kribbella shirazensis genomic interval AGTTGCCGGGATGCGGATCGGCGTGGAACACACCGTCGATCGTCACCTGGCCGAGCAGGCAGTCGAACAGCGCCCGGCCGAGGCGGACCGGGTCGAGGCCGCGGTCGGCGATCGCCTGCGGGGCGTTGCCGAGGCCGATCCCGTCCAGGCGCTGCATGGTCAGGACCCGGCGGGTGGAGCGCTCCGGGTACAACCGCGGTACGACGAGGTCATTGCTGGTGGCAACGGACTGGCCGGCGGCGACGGTGGTCATGTTGCCGGCCTCGACGGTGAAGTCGAGTTCCTCGCGCATCGCGTCGGCGAAACCGTCGGCGAGCGCGCGGACTCCCATCGCGCGGCCCCAGTCGGTGTTGCGGTCGAGCAGCCGCGCGAGACGGCGAACGATGTCGAGGTCGCGGTCGACGACGGTGGCGATCCCGGGCCGCTGCACCTTCACCACCACGTCGATCCCGTCCGGCTCCGCCAGCCGGGCGGTGTAGACCTGCGCGACGGAGGCGGCGGCGAGCGGCTCGGTGTCGAAGGCGGCGTACACCTGGTGCGGCGGGGCGCCGAGCTCCTTGGTGAGCACCTGCTCGATCTGCGGCCACGGGGCGGGGGAGACCTGGTCCTGGAGGCGGCTGAGCTCGGTGGCGACCGAGGCCGGGATGACGTCGCTGCGGGTGGACAGCACCTGGCCGAGTTTGACGAACGTGACGCCGGCCTCGTCGAGCGCGAGCCGCAGCGAGCGGGCGAGCTCGGCCTGGCCGGCGGCGTTCTCCCGGCCGGGGCGGCGACGGCCGCGCAGGTACGGGCCGAGACCGTGCTTGATCGCGATCCGGAGGATCTGCAGGTACCGGCGGGTGCGGGCGATCCGGCCGCTCAGGTCGCGGCGCAGATCGCGGGCCCGCGGCAACGATCCGGTCGGGACCAGGGCCTCGGACAGCACCAGGAACACCAGCCCGGCCAGCATCGAGCAGAGCGCGATCAGCACCATGTACGCGATCGCGGCGCCCCGCGACCCGGTCCACGGCGGCGGACCGATCATCGCGCTCGCCAGCGGGCCGGACACCCAGAGCGTGAACAGCGCCCCGGCCGCGAGCCGGCCGAGCCCGAACCGCACCCCGAGCAGCCGCTGCGAGGTCGGCACGAAGATCACCATGAAGACGGCCAGGTTCACCAGCCCGAGCACAACGACGTCCATACCCGGAACCCTAGGCGCCGGCGCCCCCCGGCCAACTCACCCACGCGAGTGACCCACCCCCCAAACCGCCCGGCGCCGCCGCTTTGCCTGGCCGGCCCACCAAGTTGGGGGTTCTGCACCCTGAGTACGGGTGCAGAACCCACGATTTCGCTGGTCAGCCAGGCAAATTCGGGGGCTGCCGGGGAGATGGTGGTCAGGCCGGGCGGCGGCGGATCTTGTTGCCGAGCCAAACCAGCGGGTCGTACTTGCGGTCGACGACGCGTTCCTTCATCGGGATCAGCGCGTTGTCGGTGATCTTGATGTGCTCGGGGCACACCTCGGTGCAGCACTTGGTGATGTTGCAGAACCCCAGACCGTGCTGGTCCTGCGCCTCGTGCTGCCGGTCGGCGGCGTCGAGCGGATGCATGTCGAGCTCGGCGACCCGCATCAGGAACCGCGGACCGGAGAACGCCTCCTTGTTCTCCTCGTGGTCACGGATCACATGGCAGGTGTCCTGGCACAGGAAGCACTCGATGCACTTGCGGAACTCCTGCGACCGCTCGACATCGATCTGCTGCATCCGGTACTCACCCGGCTTGAGGTCCGCCGGCGGCTTGAAGGCGGGCACCTCGCGCGCCTTCTGGTAGTTGTACGACACGTCCGTGACCAGGTCGCGGATCACCGGGAAGGTGCGCATCGGCGTGACCGTGACGACCTCGTCCTCGGCGAACGTGTTCATCCGGCACATGCACATCAGCTTCGGCATACCGTTGATCTCGGCGCTGCAGGAGCCGCACTTGCCGGCCTTGCAGTTCCACCGCACGGCCATGTCCGGCGTCTGGGTGGCCTGCAGCCGGTGGATGACGTCGAGGACGACCTCGCCCTCGTTCACCTCGACCTCGTAGTCCTTCAGCTCCCCGCCCTCGGCGTCGCCCCGCCAGACGCGGAATTTGCCTGTGTAGCTCACGCGGGCAGCTCCTCTTCCGTCAGGTACTTCTTCAGCTCGTCGACCTCGAACAGCTCCAGCAGGTCCTCGCGCATCGGGATCTGCTCATCCTCGGTGACGTTCACCGAACCGTCGGCGTCCAGGGCGCAGACCAGGAGCTTCTTGCGCCAGTCGGCCGACATCGCCGGGTAGTCGTCGCGGGTGTGACCGCCGCGCGACTCCTGCCGCTGCAGCGCGGCCTTCGCCACGCACTCGGACACGGTCAGCATGTTGCGCAGGTCGAGCGCCAGGTGCCAGCCGGGGTTGAACTGCCGGTGACCCTCCACCGTCATCTTCGCGATCCGGCTGCGGAACTCGGACAACCGCCCGAGCGCCTGCTCCATCTCCTCTTCCTTGCGGATGATGCCGACCAGGTCGTTCATCGCCTGCTGCAGCTCCTGGTGGATGGTGTACGGGTTCTCACCACCCTCGAGCTCGAACGGCGCCAGCGCGTCCGTCGCGGCCGCGTCGACGTCGGCCTCGTCGATCTTCGGCCGGTCCTTCAGGGAGTCGACGTACGTCGCCGCGCCCATGCCGGCGCGCCGCCCGAAGACCAGCAGGTCGGACAGCGAGTTGCCGCCGAGCCGGTTCGAGCCGTGCATGCCGCCGGCGACCTCACCAGCCGCGAACAGACCGGGCACTCGCGACTGCGCGGTGTCCGGGTCGACCTCGACGCCGCCCATCACGTAGTGGCAGGTCGGACCGACCTCCATCGGCTCCGCGGTGATGTCGACGTCCGCCAGCTCCTTGAACTGGTGGTGCATCGACGGCAGCCGCCGGGTGATCTCCTCGGCCGGGAGCCGCGACGACACGTCCAGGAACACGCCGCCGTGCGGCGTACCGCGACCGGCCTTCACCTCGGAGTTGATCGCCCGGGCGACCTCGTCGCGCGGCAGCAGCTCCGGTGGGCGCCGGTTGTTGTCCGGGTCCTTGTACCAGCGGTCCGCCTCGTCCTCGGTCTCGGCGTACTGCGCCCGGAACACGTCCGGCACGTACTCGAACATGAACCGCTTGCCCTCGGAGTTCTTCAGCACGCCACCGTCACCGCGGACCGACTCGGTGACCAGGATGCCCTTCACCGACGGCGGCCAGACCATGCCGGTCGGGTGGAACTGGATGAACTCCATGTTGATCAGCGTCGCGCCGGCCCGCATCGCCAGCGCGTGCCCGTCACCGGTGTACTCCCAGGAGTTCGAGGTGACCTTGAAGGACTTGCCGACGCCGCCGGTCGCGAGTACGACGGCCGGCGCCTCGAAGAGCACGAACCGGCCGGACTCCCGCCAGTACCCGAAGGCGCCGGAGATCGCGTCTCCGTCCTTCAGCAACTCGGTGACAGTGCACTCGGCGTACACCTTGAGGTTGGCCTCGTAGTCGCCGGTGGCCTCGAAGTCCTCCTGCTGCAGCGAGACGATCTTCTGCTGCAGCGTGCGGATCAGCTCCAGGCCGGTGCGGTCGCCGACGTGCGCGAGCCGCGGGTAGGTGTGGCCGCCGAAGTTGCGCTGGCTGATCCGGCCGTCGGGGGTGCGGTCGAACAGGGCGCCGTACGTCTCCAGCTCCCACACCCGGTCCGGGGCCTCCTGCGCGTGCAGTTCGGCCATCCGCCAGTTGTTCAGGAACTTGCCGCCGCGCATCGTGTCGCGGAAGTGGACCTGCCAGTTGTCGTTGGAGTTCGCGTTGCCCATCGCGGCCGCGCAACCGCCCTCGGCCATCACCGTGTGCGCCTTGCCGAACAGCGACTTGCAGATGATGGCGGTGCGCTTGCCCTGCTCGCGGGCCTCGATCGCCGCGCGCAGGCCGGCGCCGCCGGCCCCGATCACGACGACGTCGTAGGAGTGTCGTTCCAGCTCAGTCATGGAAAGTCTTCAGATCCTCAGTTGATGATGCGCAGGTCGGAGAACCACCCGGCGGAGACCGCCATGATGTAGAAGTCGGTCAGGATCACGGTGAACAGCGACGTCATCGCGAAGGTGCCGTGCTTCGGGTTCAGCTTGGACACGAAGGTCCAGTACCGGTAGCGCAGGGGGTGCTTGGAGAAGTTCTTCAGCCGGCCGCCGACGATGTGCCGGCAGGCGTGGCAGGACAGCGTGTACAGCCACAGGAACACCAGGTTGACCCAGATGATCACGGTGCCGAGGCCGATCCCGAACCCGCCGCCGTCGCCGTGGAAGGCCAGGATGCCGTCGTAGATGTTCAGCACACCGAAGACGAGCGCACCGTAGAAGAAGTAGCGGTGCAGGTTCAGCGCGACCAGCGGGAACTTGCGCTCACCGGTGTAGTTCTTGTGCGGCTCGGGCACCGCGCACGCGGCCGGCGCGAAGAACAGCGACCGGTAGCCCGCCTTGCGGTAGTAGTAGCAGGTGCCGCGGAAGCCGGCCAGGACCGCGAACGTGATCAGGCTGAACGGCAGGAACCGCGGGAAGTCGCCGAACCACGTTCCCAGGTGACTCGATCCCTCGACACAACTACTCGTGACGCAGGGCGAGTACAGCGGCGTGAGGTAGTGGTAGTCGTCGACCCAGTACCACTTGTTCATGAAGATCCGGACCGTCGCGTAGGCGATGAAGAACAGCAGGATCACGCCGATGCGCAACGGCGCGAGCCACCAACGATCGGATCTCGCGGTCTTCAGTCCAACTTGCGCGCGACCTGGCGCGCTGACTCCGGTAGCCATCAGAACCGTCCTCGCTTCGCTGCGGGCGGTTCTGCTGGCAGGACGCCGCTCTGCTTATTTATCTCGCTGCGCTCGATCATGGGGCGTGCCTGTCGGGCGCGCCGAAGCCTTCGTGTTCCGCGTCGGTCCACATGGACGCGTCATATTCCACGTCGGGAATCTCCTCGAGTTCCTCCGGAACTGGTCCGGGCCTGTGCCTGGGGTCGGGCGGGCCGAGCTCTGCGAGATCGTCGCTCAGTCGGGCCACGTCGGACACCAGGCGGCGGATGCCGAGGGTGTCACCGTACTCCTGGCTGAGTCTGCCGACGGCCGCATGCAGGGCTTCGAGCGCGCGGACGACTGCGGCGGTGGCTGCAGGGCCGCTGTTTGCCTGAGCGTTGAATTCAGCACCCATGCCGACTCCAGTGATGGTTATGTAGCTGTCAGTATGGGCACACTTTGCCCCTGCCGGGCGCGCAACGGAAGACCCCTCGGCACGGCGTGTTTCCAGTAAGGCTTACCTCAGTTGCGAGTACGCCGACGTGTGGAGTAATGGGGTGAATCCGCCCCGTAGTACAACGAGATTCGCCGGTGGAGTGAGGGTCTCGATCTCGAGCAGACCACGCGGGCTGACCGGTTCGCCGTACCCCTCCCAGGACCACGGCAGCACCCGCTGACCGAGCACCAGTGCGGGGGAACCGTCGAAGCGCACCATCGCCCCGTCCGGTAGTTCGGAGAGGTACTGGGTGGTCGTTCGCTGCCGTCGAGTGCGCGATTCGACCCGCTGGCTGTGCAGTACCGCGTCCATCTCGGCAGCCCTCGGGCGTTGGGCGTGACCTTGCGCCCACGCTCCGGCGTACAGCAGGAAGTCCCTGCGCCGGCAGTAATGACAGGGGCGGTGTCCGGCCGCGAGGGCGACCGCTTCGTCGAAGAAGAACAGGGCGGTCCAGCGGCCGGGCGGCATCGGGTCGCGGTGGACGCCTTTCCAGTCGAGGACGCAGCAGATCCACGCCTTCGACCGCCAGCGGGTGGTGCCGAGGCGGCGGTCGGGGCCGTGCAGGCTGCCGCGGTTGCCCATCAGCAGACCGCGGCCGGGGTCGGCGACGATATCCTGTGTGGGCAGAACCCTGTTCTGCAACGGCATACCCGCATCATCGCGGACGCGGCGGACAGTTTCTGGCAGAGTCGCGACGTGCAGATCGTGGTGGGTGTCGCAGTCGTACGGGACGGCCGGGTGCTGGCGGCGTACCGGCCGGGGCCGGACGGCGGGTGGGAGTTCCCGGGCGGGAAGGTCGAGCCGGGGGAGACCGACGAGCAGGCCGCGGTCCGGGAGATCCGTGAGGAGCTGGACCTGGAGATCAAGGTCGGCGCGTCGCTCGGGCCGGGTGTGGACATCTCCCCGCAGTACCGCCTGCACGTCTACCTGGCGACGGCGCTCGCGGGCGATCCGGTACTGCGGGAGCACTCGGAGCTGAGGTGGTTTGCCGCCGCGGAGCTCGACGAGGCGGACTGGCTGGTGCCCGATCGACCGTTCGTCCGGGAGTTGCCGGCCCGATTGTAAGTGGCGCACGTCACACCGGTCGCAGGCCGTCAACGGGTTTGGACCTGGAGCGATCACGAGCGCAAGGCGTCGCCTGATACCTGAACCGTCACGATTCGGTGACTAGCGCTCGATTCCCATGGCGTCCACACTGCGAGATACATAGGGTTCCCGGCAACCCGGGTGAGCCGGGTGGATGGCCGGGGAGCACTCACCACGAAGGACGGGTGAACGGGCGATGACGCTGGGGGTATCGGAGACGCAGCCCCCCGACGAGGGACTGCCGGCAGACGCGCTTGCCGAAACTTCCGAGGCGAGGGAGATCGAGGGCCGGTCACTCGGCCGGATCGCCTGGACCCGGTTGAAGCGGGACAAGATCGCGGTCATCAGCGCGATCGTGATCCTGCTGATTATCGCGGTGGCGATCTTCGCGCCGTTGATCGTGAAGCTGAACGGATTCCCGCCCGACCAGTTCAACAAGCTGGACGCGGACGGCAACCCGCTGCTGAACACGCGCGACGGCGGTATCCCGATCGGCGGTCTGTGGGGGAGCGGCACCAGTTCGGAGCACTGGCTCGGCGTCGAGCCGCAGAACGGCCGGGACGTGTTCTCGCGCCTGGTCTACGGCACCCGCGTCTCGCTGCTGGTGGCGCTCGGCGGCACGATCATCGCCGTCATCCTGGGCACGGTCATCGGCATGGTGTCGGGGTACTTCGGCGGCTGGGTCGACACGGTGCTCAGCCGGCTGATGGACATCATGCTGAGCTTCCCGTCGCTGCTGTTCGTGATGGCACTGACCCCGGTGATCGCCTCGCGCGGCCAGGACCTGTTCGGCATACCGGACAACAACACGCTGCGGATGGGCGTGCTGATGTTCGTGCTCGGGTTCTTCGGCTGGGCCTATCTGGCCCGGATCGTCCGCGGCCAGGTGCTCTCGCTGCGGGAGCGCGAGTTCGTCGAGGCGGCCAGGTCGCTCGGCGCCGGCCCGTACTACGTGATCTTCCGGCAGGTCCTGCCGAACCTGCTGCCGACGCTGCTGGTGTACACGACGCTGCTGATCCCCAGCTACATCACCGCTGAGGCGGCGCTGTCCTTCCTCGGGGTCGGGATCAAGGAGCCGACCTCGTCGTGGGGCCGGATGATCGCCGACGCGTCGGACTGGATCGAGAGCAACCCGCTGTACCTGTTCTTCCCGGGCTTGGCGCTGTTCATCACCGTGCTGGCGTTCAACCTGCTCGGTGACTCGGTCCGCGACGCCCTCGACCCGCGTGCCGGAAGGGGCTGACCGTGGGCCGTTACCTGATCCGCCGCCTGCTGCAGGCGGTTCTCGTGCTGTTCGTGATCAGCGCGATCACGTTCTTCCTGTTCTGGGCGACGCCGGCCAATCCCGCGTTGCTGATCTGCGGCAAGAACTGCAACACCGAAACGGTCGCCCAGGTCAACGCGACGTACGGCTTCGACGATCCGCTGATCGTCCAGTACGGGAACTACATGCAGGGCCTGGTGAGCCCGTCCGGCCGGACGATCGGTTCCGAGGGCAACGAGCGTGAGTGCGCGTGGCCGTGCTTCGGCGAGTCGTACCAGAACGGCATCCCGGTCTGGAACTCGATCCGGGACGCCTTCCCGGCGACACTCTGGCTGGCCACCGGAGCGGCGATCCTGTGGCTGTTCGCCGGCGTACTGCTCGGACTGATCGCGGCGCTGCGCAAGGGCAAGTTCATCGACAAGCTGAGCGTCGGGCTGGCCTTGTTCGGCGTGTCCTTCCCGACGATCGTGTTCGGCTACCTACTGCTGTACCTGTTCATCGTGAAACTGAACTGGCTCCCGTTCCCGGACACCGCGAACTCCGCGTTGTTCACCGTCGGTCCGGTGAAGTGGCTGCAGTTCTACATCCTGCCGTGGATGACGCTCGCGCTGGTGTTCGCGGCGCTCTACACCCGCCTCACGCGGGCCAACATGATCGACACGATGAACGAGGACTACATCCGCACGGCCCGGGCCAAGGGGCTGGGCGAGCGGACCGTGGTGTTCAAGCACGGGCTGCGGTCCGCGCTGACGCCGATCGTGACGATCTTCGGACTGGACGTCGGCGGTCTGCTGGGCGGCGCGGTCATCACCGAGCAGATCTTCAGTATCACCGGGCTGGGCAAGTTCGCGATCGACTCGGTGCTCAGCAACGACCTGCCCGCGATCATGGGCGTCGTGCTGTTCGCGGCGATCTTCGTGGTGCTCGCGAACATCGTCGTCGACATCCTGTACGCCGTCATCGACCCGCGCGTGCGGCTGTCCTGATCAGGTGAGGTGACATGGTGACCGAATCCGTGACCAGTACGGCGCCGGCCGGCAGCCGAGCCGATCGGCCGTTCCTGGAGGTCAAGGACCTGCAGGTGCACTTCCCGACCGACGACGGTCTCGTGAAGGCGGTCAACGGGCTGAGCTTCACGCTGGAGCGCGGCAAGACGCTCGGCATCGTCGGCGAGTCCGGCTCCGGCAAAAGCGTGTCCAGCCTGGCGATCATGGGTCTGCACAAGGGCAGCCGGGCGCAGGTGACCGGGGAGATCTGGCTGGACGGCGCGGAGCTGGTGTCGATGTCGGTGCCCGAGATCCGCACCCTGCGTGGCCGGAAGGTCGCGATGATCTTCCAGGACCCGCTGTCGGCGATGCACCCGTTCTACCGGGTGGGCGACCAGCTCGTCGAGGCGTACCAGGTGCACAACGACGCCCCGAAGGCGGTGGCCCGCAAGCGGGCGATCGAGCTGCTCGACCGGGTCGGCATCCCCTCGCCGGACAAGCGTTTCTACGACTACCCGCACCAGTTCTCCGGCGGCATGCGGCAGCGCGCGATGATCGCGATGGCGCTGATGTGCGATCCCGCGCTGCTGATCGCCGACGAGCCGACCACCGCGCTCGACGTCACTGTCCAGGCGCAGATCCTCGACCTGATGAAGGACCTGCAGAAGGAGTTCAACTCCGCGATCATCCTGATCACCCACGACCTCGGCGTGGTCGCCAAGATGACCGAGAACGTGGTCGTGATGTACGGCGGCCGGGTGGTCGAGAAGGGAGGCGTCCGGGACATCTTCTACCGTCCGGAGATGCCCTACACCTGGGGGCTGCTCGGCTCGATCCCGCGGGTGAACCGCAGCGGCGACGGCCGGCTCAAGTCGATCCGCGGTACGCCGCCGTCGCTGATCAACCTGCCCAAGGGCTGCCCGTTCCAGCCGCGCTGCGACTACCAGCAGCACGTCGAGGGCCACTCGTGCTCCGCCGAACTGCCGGAGCTGCTCCAGATCGGCCACGACGGCCACCACGTGCGCTGCCACATCGAGCCCGAGCAGCGGCAACGGCTGTTCGCCGACCAGGTCAAGCCGAGCCTCTGATGCCCGAGGAGTGCTGGTGAGTACTACGACATCTGCCGAGCAGACGACCGGCAAGAACCCGGCGCGCGGGGAGCTGCTGCTCGAGACCCGCGGGCTGCAACGCTATTTCCCGGTCACGCGCGGGATCATCTTCCAGAAGCAGACCGGCGCGGTGAAGGCGGTCGACGGCGTCGATCTCAGCATCCACGCCGGCGAGACGCTCGGCGTGGTCGGCGAGTCCGGCTGCGGGAAGACCACCACGGGCCGGTTGGTGACCAGGCTGGACGAGCCGACCGGGGGGTCGATCTCGTTCCTGGGCTCGGACATCACGCACCTGAGCCGGGCGAAGATGCGCCCGTTCCGGCGCGAGATCCAGATGATCTTCCAGGACCCGTTCTCGTCGCTGAACCCGCGGCAGACCGTCGGCGCGATCATCGCGGCGCCGTACGACATCCAGAAGGTGAAGAGCGAGGCCGGCACCAAGAAGACCGTCCAGGAGCTGATGGAGCGGGTCGGGCTGAATCCCGAGCACTACAACCGCTACCCGCACGAGTTCTCCGGCGGTCAGCGGCAGCGGATCGGGGTCGCGCGGGCGCTGGCGCTGCGCCCGAAACTGATCGTCTGCGACGAGCCGGTGTCGGCGCTGGACGTCTCGATCCAGGCGCAGATCGTCAACCTGCTCGAGGACCTGCAGGAAGAGTTCGGCCTCGCCTACCTGTTCATCGCCCACGACCTGTCGGTGATCCGGCACATCTCCGACCGGGTCGCGGTGATGTACCTGGGCAAGGTGGTCGAGACCGCCACCCGCGACGAGCTCTACAACCACGCCCGGCATCCCTACACCCACGCGTTGCTGTCCGCGGTCCCCGAGGCCGATCCGGACGCCGAGCTGCAGCGGGAGCGGATCCGGCTGACCGGCGACGTACCGAGTCCGCTGAACCCGCCGTCGGGCTGCCGGTTCCGGACCCGGTGCTGGAAAGCACAGGAGATCTGCGCCGTGGAGGAACCGCCACTGGTGCAGATCGGTGCCCCGGGCCACCAGGCCGCCTGTCACTTTCCGGAGGAACGGGATGTGATCTGACGATTACGCAGGGCTCTTCCGGGTCAACCGACGGCATGGAAGCGATCACGATCCGGTCAAGCGGCCGATACCGCATTGCGCACTTTGTGAACACGTGAGTTGATGTGCGCGACATGACGAAGATCACTTTCTTCACACCGCCGTGACCCGGCGACAAGTGTCAACACAAGGAAGGAAACACTGGCCATGGATCACCTCAAACGAACCGGTGTGGCGATCGCCGTTGGGTTCGGTCTGAGCCTGACCGCGGTTGCCTGCGGCGGGGGAGACAGCGAGACGCCGGGCGCGCAGGCCACGGCCGGTGCCAAGGGGGGCACCGTTACCGTCTACCACGTCAGCGACGTCGAGCACCTGGACCCGGCGCGGAACTTCGTCACCGACTCGCAGATGATCGGCAAGCTGATCACCCGGACGCTGACGGACTACCGGTACGACGCCAAGGCGAAGAAGATCGTCCTGGAGAAGGACCTCGCCGAGAGCTACGAGTCCAGCCCGGACTTCAAGACCTGGACCTTCAAGCTGAAGGACGGCCTGAAGTACGAGGACGGCTCGCCGATCGTTGCCGCCGACATCAAGTACAACGCCGAGCGGTCGTTCGCCGCGGACATGGCCGAGGGTGCGCCGTACGCGCACGAGTACCTCGACTGCCCGGGGTACAAGGGGCCGTACGTCGCGAACAACAACGGCGGCAAGGGCTGCACCGCGATCGAGGTGCCGGACGAGAAGACGATCGTCTTCAAGCTGAACCGCGCGGTCGCGTCCTTCGACGGCACCGCCAGCATGAAGGTCTTCTCGCCAGTACCGAAGGCGAAGGACACCCGGACGAAGTACGACAACCACCCGGTCGCCTCTGGTCCGTACAAGATCGAGACCTACACCCGCAAGAAGACGCTCGTCCTGGTCCGCAACGACCAGTGGGACCAGAAGACCGACCCGCTGCGCAACGCCCTGCCGGACAAGTTCATCTTCAAGTTCGGTGACGCCGAGGCGACGGTCGACCAGCGGCTGATCGCGAACGGCACGGCGGACCAGAGCTCGCTCAGCTTCGCCGGTGTGCAGCCGGAGAACATCGCCAAGACCAACCAGGCGAGTGTCAAGGACCGCGTGGTCAAGGGCACCGACATCTGCCGCCGCTACATCGCGTTCAACCAGCAGAAGCCGTTGCTGAAGAACCAGAAGCTGCGCGAGGCGCTGTACTACGGCCTGGACCGCACGAGCTACCGCGACGGCCGCGGTGGTGAGCAGCTGGCGGCGGTGGTCGACTCGATCATTCCGCAGGACATGGAGGGCTACAAGGCGGAGGAGCACTTCAAGGCTCCGCCGGAAGGCGACCAGGCGAAGGCCAAGCAGCTGCTGACCGAGGCCGGCTACAAGGGCGAGAAGCTCGTGCTGTCGACGGCGGACTCCGGTCTGGCCGTGAAGGCGGCGGAGGCTGCCCAGGCGTCCTGGAAGGCCGTCGGGATCAACGTCGACATCCAGAAGATCCCGGGTGACAACTACTACTCGACCCAGCAGCAGGACTCCTCGGCGGCGGACCTGATCACCGCCGGCTGGTGCTACGACTGGGCGAGCCTGACGACGATCGTGCCGTCCGTCCTCGGACCCGACACGACCGCGCCGAACAAGGCCGCGCAGAACAACTACGGCCGCAGCCAGGCCGGCTGGGACAAGATGAAGGAGCTGTCCGCGGAGACCGACAAGGGGAAGATCGAGACCGGTCTGTCCGACCTGTACGGCGAGATCATGAAGACGGCCCCGCTGGTGCCGACCGTCCAGGACCTCAACGTGTACGTCGTGGGCTCGAACCTCGACAACGTCGTGGCCGACCCGAACACCGGTGGTCTGCCTGACCTGACGCAGATCGGTGTGAAGAAAGTGAGCTGATCTCAGCACACGAACCGAGGAGGGCGGTGCCGGACGGCACCGCCCTCCGTGCGTTGTGCAGCCCCCGTGTGCTCTCCGTAACTGTATGGGTCGTTTGTACGGGTTG includes:
- a CDS encoding ABC1 kinase family protein, which produces MDVVVLGLVNLAVFMVIFVPTSQRLLGVRFGLGRLAAGALFTLWVSGPLASAMIGPPPWTGSRGAAIAYMVLIALCSMLAGLVFLVLSEALVPTGSLPRARDLRRDLSGRIARTRRYLQILRIAIKHGLGPYLRGRRRPGRENAAGQAELARSLRLALDEAGVTFVKLGQVLSTRSDVIPASVATELSRLQDQVSPAPWPQIEQVLTKELGAPPHQVYAAFDTEPLAAASVAQVYTARLAEPDGIDVVVKVQRPGIATVVDRDLDIVRRLARLLDRNTDWGRAMGVRALADGFADAMREELDFTVEAGNMTTVAAGQSVATSNDLVVPRLYPERSTRRVLTMQRLDGIGLGNAPQAIADRGLDPVRLGRALFDCLLGQVTIDGVFHADPHPGNFLLLTDGRIGMLDLGSVGRLDPATREALQRFLLAIDHGDPVAATDALLEIVQRPDVIDERALERAVGQFMTKHLSAGVALGPAMFNDLFQIITSHQLGVPPEVAAVFRALATIEGTISRISPGFDLVAASRQFAGAHVTDRLAPDALRRTATEELATLLPMLRRLPRRIDRIAAAAESGRLGVNVRLLADERDRRHFTGLLHQALLAVLGATAGIMAVLLLGTPGGPEVTESMTLFQLFGYNLLVICAVLVLRVLVLIFRLPGSRAS
- a CDS encoding succinate dehydrogenase/fumarate reductase iron-sulfur subunit; the encoded protein is MSYTGKFRVWRGDAEGGELKDYEVEVNEGEVVLDVIHRLQATQTPDMAVRWNCKAGKCGSCSAEINGMPKLMCMCRMNTFAEDEVVTVTPMRTFPVIRDLVTDVSYNYQKAREVPAFKPPADLKPGEYRMQQIDVERSQEFRKCIECFLCQDTCHVIRDHEENKEAFSGPRFLMRVAELDMHPLDAADRQHEAQDQHGLGFCNITKCCTEVCPEHIKITDNALIPMKERVVDRKYDPLVWLGNKIRRRPA
- a CDS encoding fumarate reductase/succinate dehydrogenase flavoprotein subunit: MTELERHSYDVVVIGAGGAGLRAAIEAREQGKRTAIICKSLFGKAHTVMAEGGCAAAMGNANSNDNWQVHFRDTMRGGKFLNNWRMAELHAQEAPDRVWELETYGALFDRTPDGRISQRNFGGHTYPRLAHVGDRTGLELIRTLQQKIVSLQQEDFEATGDYEANLKVYAECTVTELLKDGDAISGAFGYWRESGRFVLFEAPAVVLATGGVGKSFKVTSNSWEYTGDGHALAMRAGATLINMEFIQFHPTGMVWPPSVKGILVTESVRGDGGVLKNSEGKRFMFEYVPDVFRAQYAETEDEADRWYKDPDNNRRPPELLPRDEVARAINSEVKAGRGTPHGGVFLDVSSRLPAEEITRRLPSMHHQFKELADVDITAEPMEVGPTCHYVMGGVEVDPDTAQSRVPGLFAAGEVAGGMHGSNRLGGNSLSDLLVFGRRAGMGAATYVDSLKDRPKIDEADVDAAATDALAPFELEGGENPYTIHQELQQAMNDLVGIIRKEEEMEQALGRLSEFRSRIAKMTVEGHRQFNPGWHLALDLRNMLTVSECVAKAALQRQESRGGHTRDDYPAMSADWRKKLLVCALDADGSVNVTEDEQIPMREDLLELFEVDELKKYLTEEELPA
- a CDS encoding (deoxy)nucleoside triphosphate pyrophosphohydrolase; translated protein: MQIVVGVAVVRDGRVLAAYRPGPDGGWEFPGGKVEPGETDEQAAVREIREELDLEIKVGASLGPGVDISPQYRLHVYLATALAGDPVLREHSELRWFAAAELDEADWLVPDRPFVRELPARL
- a CDS encoding ABC transporter permease, whose protein sequence is MTLGVSETQPPDEGLPADALAETSEAREIEGRSLGRIAWTRLKRDKIAVISAIVILLIIAVAIFAPLIVKLNGFPPDQFNKLDADGNPLLNTRDGGIPIGGLWGSGTSSEHWLGVEPQNGRDVFSRLVYGTRVSLLVALGGTIIAVILGTVIGMVSGYFGGWVDTVLSRLMDIMLSFPSLLFVMALTPVIASRGQDLFGIPDNNTLRMGVLMFVLGFFGWAYLARIVRGQVLSLREREFVEAARSLGAGPYYVIFRQVLPNLLPTLLVYTTLLIPSYITAEAALSFLGVGIKEPTSSWGRMIADASDWIESNPLYLFFPGLALFITVLAFNLLGDSVRDALDPRAGRG
- a CDS encoding ABC transporter permease subunit produces the protein MGRYLIRRLLQAVLVLFVISAITFFLFWATPANPALLICGKNCNTETVAQVNATYGFDDPLIVQYGNYMQGLVSPSGRTIGSEGNERECAWPCFGESYQNGIPVWNSIRDAFPATLWLATGAAILWLFAGVLLGLIAALRKGKFIDKLSVGLALFGVSFPTIVFGYLLLYLFIVKLNWLPFPDTANSALFTVGPVKWLQFYILPWMTLALVFAALYTRLTRANMIDTMNEDYIRTARAKGLGERTVVFKHGLRSALTPIVTIFGLDVGGLLGGAVITEQIFSITGLGKFAIDSVLSNDLPAIMGVVLFAAIFVVLANIVVDILYAVIDPRVRLS
- a CDS encoding ABC transporter ATP-binding protein, encoding MVTESVTSTAPAGSRADRPFLEVKDLQVHFPTDDGLVKAVNGLSFTLERGKTLGIVGESGSGKSVSSLAIMGLHKGSRAQVTGEIWLDGAELVSMSVPEIRTLRGRKVAMIFQDPLSAMHPFYRVGDQLVEAYQVHNDAPKAVARKRAIELLDRVGIPSPDKRFYDYPHQFSGGMRQRAMIAMALMCDPALLIADEPTTALDVTVQAQILDLMKDLQKEFNSAIILITHDLGVVAKMTENVVVMYGGRVVEKGGVRDIFYRPEMPYTWGLLGSIPRVNRSGDGRLKSIRGTPPSLINLPKGCPFQPRCDYQQHVEGHSCSAELPELLQIGHDGHHVRCHIEPEQRQRLFADQVKPSL